The genomic stretch cactttacaataaccaactaagtagtgtttatagatggtttatagaccaattattaaacattttcaaagtgctatacatatttaatctttaaatattttcaaccaatttctcaaaggtttattaatcatttcaaaatcattaaaatacttaatatggtgttaaaaatgttaaaatgagtgcaaataaaactattaattaactattaattataattcaattgttttttaatgggaaagtaactataaacttacattaatataccatttataaattatttagttagttaaacattaataacttatgtatttaccattctaaatggcctatatacggtttataaatgatgattaaacattaataactatcagtttaccatttataaatgatggatattgtaaagtgtttccgacacaaaactctgatctgatctgctcacgtcacgtatgtgtttacgtcacatacatgctccaggacaggaaataaagaaacgtgggattatttccatggtgggaccttcaagctgctctggcagctctaataaacttacaggagtctttccaccaaatgtccaggatatgtacagatagtattagtgaacagagaaggatctggaattacctccatcacattctggatgcagcgattggtgggaggagccagacggctgtgaacgagacctgggagatctagtgatggaggagaactttgtggaaggagtagctgatgaaaatgtgtggcgtgaaaacttctgcatgcccaaagatgctcttatggctttaagtgatgccgcctggctgcatacaatcacatttcacacacttttgcgtcaccgtgtgcagcagatttcctcccgaaaacgctcgtctaaacgaggaataaaaagtgaagacgcgacgccacttttgcgtcttctgttcagaccgtcctcgtgtaaacgtagccttaatAACACTGACTGCTCTCTTGACTTACCTGACTTTGTCCATAGCTGATTCAGTATCAATGAGCCCCAGTGTACATATAGAGATGGACACATTGCTCTTCTTCATAACCAGCTCATGCTGAAGGGACCCAAAGAAACCATTCAAGGCAAATTTTGTTGAGGCATATGGTGCAACGAAGGGAGTCTGCATTCTACCTGTGaaacatccatccatacatctaTTACAGTCAggctttttaatgcattttagatGTAAAACATATTAAACAACACATCTGGTTGGAGATCTTCTTGATCAGTCATCAGTGTGTGTAAGTGGActacatagaacacatttcagattttttttttttttttaaatatgacccctaaatgtcaaagatctgtgatgtgacataaaagttacaatgggcgtttatggcatttatgtttatgatatttcttatttaaaaaaaaaaaaaaatagacacattttcagcttacagagacacaaatttgcctttttcttttgcatctctaaaaatctaaaatacaagacatgttttcagttatttcacactttttttgttaagtacataattccatatgtgttcattcatagttttgatgcattcagtgagaatctacaatgtaaatagtcatgaaaataaagaaaaacacattgaatgagaaggtgtgtccaaacttttggtctGCACTGTATGCATATaagtttcaatgtttttttatttatttaaatgtttaaaaatgatatGGCAAACATACCTAAAAGCGATGAAACAACCACCAGGGATCCTTTGTTTTGCTCAAGGGAGGGCAAAGCTTTCCAAGCCATCTGAATGTAGCTGAAGAAATTAACCTTTGGGAAGCGCAAATACCAGAGAGCCAGAGGGTCACAGATCAGGACGCTAAGTTATGATGGTTGTATGCATACAGCAGTATATACTCTGTTAGAGCAGTTGGAGTACtacggaagcgcattgcattcactggataaaaaaaaaaaaatagacaccttttctcgtaattacgagatcctgatctcataattacaagatcctcgtaagataaagaaaaaggaaacgtctgtaaatcctctctcagtggcaatGATGGCGCTATCGCAGTTAATCTGCTACTACTACCTTCTCGGTTTGAGACACTGGGAAATACTGATGTTTCGTAAAAATGAGGatggtattaatattagtatgtcAACACTGTGCAGGCATCTCAAGTTGTTAGGACTGTTCAGACTGTTCTTTGTGTGGTTTGGTTGAAGTGGTGAAAGTAGCAGAAGCACTAAAGTTAACATGCCCCATTTTCGTGTTTTTGTTACATGCCCATATAATTTAGTCGGGATTGAACTATGTTTCGTTTGGGTGGCAATGCTTGATAACGGCTTTTAGCTGAGTTTCTCCCCGTCATTTTGATATGTTACCTGTTAGGATTGGTGCTTCTTAGCAGACACTGTTCGTCTGTATTGTGCATGCATCTCACGCTGTCCCCCGTAAGGGGTACTCTCGGTTTGAtttcgtaattatgagatcctcatctcataattacgagatcaggatctcataattacgagaaaagatctcgtaattatgagataaggtgtcaattttttttttatccagtgaatgcaatgcgcttccgtaGAGGACAGACCatgaataaaaaggaaaagtatGTGACGGACTAGCAAAAAGCTGCACTACCTTCATCAGCCACTTGGTGTGCTCCACATCTCCGTCCCACATGCTGAAGGGAGTCGGGCCGATGTGGTTGAGAACCAGATAATCCAAGCCTCCGAGCTTCTCCAGAGCAAAGTCAACGGCGTTGTCGGCGTCTGACTCGCTCGCCATGTCTGCTGCTACATAGAGCGCTTTCTGGGCTCCCAGACTCAGGCACTTATCTGCAACCTTTAAGCAACGATCAGAGAATGGAGCCAATTCAGTtgcaaaaaaagagcaaaaaaaaaaaacagttgttgcTTCATGCAGGCACACCAAGAATGCTATCTGTCCAGAATATgtcttatgctacctatacaccagaagactttgaaaagatttggaaagattCCTGCAAGACtctcagctcacacctgctcacatctaaagacatgatatgatatgaaacagattactacactgtaaaacataatctgtttaatttacggaaaaataccggcagctgtggttgccagaatttcaccgtaaaaaatacagtgagtggattgtcaattctaaatttaaatgtaaatatcagcaaaaactaatttagactgaataatcctgttatttttagggttattgtgtcattcattcacacatcatggtatttctccataaattttgcatgaaaatgttatatttttacagcaaaactgtgtgtttcttccagtttatgacagaaaaagtaaaaggtttgtgctattctttgatttacggtaattaatggtgtctaatacggtgatgtacaatttttaattttacgccctatttctgatgtatttgacagagttttactgttatttctacaaacattttttacagtgtaccttacacgtaaccatggagatgacgggagcgccgtgaatccagtaaaactcctagatttactaaagactttcagtttgtagtctgggactggggaaatcgtttggtgtaagcccggCATTTCTCATCTGATGGACTCAGAAAAGAATGATAAGCACTTATTGGTTCatacagttatttatttttaagttcaCTGACCTGCTGCAACACTTTCTCCCTTCTTGCTGTAATTACTATCTGAGCACCGAAGCGGGCGTAGTGATAAGCCATTTGTTCACCGATACCCGTACTGGCACCAGTCACCAATACCCTGGCTCCTCTGAGAGACTCTGAAAAAtacatgaaacacacaaaaacctaCTTAAATGTGCTGTGGCCACTAGCCTGGGtttacccagactgccttgcacgctcgatttcatttcgaact from Centropristis striata isolate RG_2023a ecotype Rhode Island chromosome 9, C.striata_1.0, whole genome shotgun sequence encodes the following:
- the hsd11b1la gene encoding hydroxysteroid 11-beta-dehydrogenase 1-like protein, with protein sequence MGTFTKILFASVCVAFLAVKWTAPSFNAESLRGARVLVTGASTGIGEQMAYHYARFGAQIVITARREKVLQQVADKCLSLGAQKALYVAADMASESDADNAVDFALEKLGGLDYLVLNHIGPTPFSMWDGDVEHTKWLMKVNFFSYIQMAWKALPSLEQNKGSLVVVSSLLGRMQTPFVAPYASTKFALNGFFGSLQHELVMKKSNVSISICTLGLIDTESAMDKVRGITDVPAYPATDTALNIIMTGATRQPELFYPWFTYYVSLSKDLFPYISNYIIQNSYSRIP